One window of Methanobacterium alkalithermotolerans genomic DNA carries:
- a CDS encoding ATP-binding cassette domain-containing protein: protein MKAIETINLGKKFGKLTAVDKVNLKVDQGEIFGLLGPNGAGKSTFISMLCTILKPSSGTAQVEGYDIISEAADVRRSIGIVFQDPSIDDKLTGRENMELHADLYNVPREVMHSRIDEVLHLVELEDRASSYVNTYSGGMRRRLEIARSLIHYPKVLFLDEPTLGLDPQSRDHIWDYITNLKKRENITIILTTHYMEEADKLCDRIAIIDRSSIIALDTPKNLKNELGGETIIIETSDNDILANKLSEVELADNIFKTDKELNLSVKNAHTSLARIVELSVSLGVSIETISIREPDLNDVFMHFTGREIRDGGKSEDLTGMGARVMGRVK from the coding sequence ATGAAAGCAATAGAGACCATAAACCTGGGGAAAAAATTTGGCAAGCTAACTGCTGTAGATAAAGTGAATCTAAAGGTAGATCAGGGGGAAATATTTGGATTACTGGGTCCTAATGGTGCTGGAAAAAGTACATTCATCTCCATGTTATGCACTATTTTAAAACCATCATCTGGAACCGCCCAGGTGGAAGGTTATGATATTATTAGTGAGGCAGCAGATGTTAGACGATCCATCGGTATAGTCTTCCAGGATCCCAGTATAGATGATAAACTTACCGGAAGGGAGAATATGGAATTGCATGCTGATTTATATAATGTACCCCGTGAGGTGATGCACTCCCGTATAGATGAGGTACTGCACTTAGTTGAATTAGAGGATCGTGCATCCAGCTATGTTAACACCTATTCCGGAGGCATGAGGCGTAGGTTGGAAATAGCAAGGAGTCTAATACATTATCCTAAAGTATTATTTTTGGATGAGCCCACTTTAGGTCTGGATCCTCAAAGTCGAGACCATATCTGGGATTATATAACCAATCTAAAAAAAAGGGAGAATATTACCATTATTCTTACTACCCATTACATGGAAGAAGCAGATAAACTCTGTGATAGGATAGCTATTATTGATAGGAGCAGTATTATCGCTCTGGATACTCCTAAAAACCTTAAGAATGAGTTGGGAGGGGAAACTATTATCATAGAGACCAGTGATAATGATATTTTAGCAAATAAACTCTCTGAAGTTGAACTTGCTGATAATATTTTTAAAACAGATAAAGAACTAAATTTGAGTGTTAAAAATGCCCATACGTCTCTGGCACGTATAGTCGAATTATCAGTCTCATTAGGGGTTTCTATAGAAACTATTTCTATTCGAGAGCCGGATTTAAATGATGTATTTATGCATTTTACTGGTCGGGAAATCCGTGATGGTGGTAAAAGTGAGGATCTTACAGGAATGGGTGCAAGAGTTATGGGGCGGGTAAAATAA
- the hypE gene encoding hydrogenase expression/formation protein HypE, producing the protein MKIGMSHGAGGEVMQNLISDIILKNIKNKRVNGGVGLDDLDDGASIPLGDLEIVLSTDGHTVDPLFFPGGDIGKLSIAGTVNDIAVMGAKPLAITNGMVIREGFPADDLETIVKSMDAVCQETGVSIITGDTKVMEQGKLDEMIITTTGIGVVNKGEIKRDSSLKVGDKIILSGSVGDHGMALMSYREGFGFDTDLQSDVAPIWEIVEKALAIGGVTSMKDPTRGGLANALNEIANKSGVGLLVEEDKIPLKEPVIAVSEMLGIDPYEVANEGKVIIGVEKELADETLSAIRKTRYGAQAQIIGEVTEDNHVILETSLGGKRILEAPIADPVPRVC; encoded by the coding sequence ATGAAGATAGGGATGTCTCACGGTGCTGGCGGAGAAGTAATGCAGAATCTGATATCAGATATAATTCTCAAAAACATTAAAAACAAGAGAGTAAATGGGGGAGTAGGTTTAGATGACCTGGATGATGGTGCATCCATACCTTTAGGAGACCTGGAAATAGTCCTGAGTACTGATGGCCATACCGTGGACCCTTTATTTTTTCCAGGTGGAGACATTGGTAAACTGTCTATTGCCGGTACTGTAAATGATATTGCGGTTATGGGTGCTAAACCTCTGGCCATTACTAATGGAATGGTTATTAGAGAAGGTTTCCCTGCTGATGATCTGGAGACTATTGTAAAATCCATGGATGCTGTTTGTCAGGAAACCGGGGTTTCCATAATCACTGGTGATACCAAGGTCATGGAACAGGGTAAACTGGATGAGATGATTATTACTACTACCGGTATTGGAGTGGTAAATAAAGGAGAAATAAAAAGAGACTCTTCTTTAAAGGTGGGGGATAAGATAATCCTATCGGGTAGTGTAGGTGATCATGGGATGGCTCTAATGTCCTACCGGGAAGGATTTGGATTTGACACCGATCTCCAATCAGATGTGGCCCCTATATGGGAAATTGTGGAAAAAGCACTGGCCATAGGGGGAGTTACCTCCATGAAAGATCCCACCAGAGGTGGCCTGGCCAATGCATTAAATGAGATAGCTAATAAATCAGGAGTAGGTTTGCTGGTTGAAGAAGATAAAATTCCTCTAAAAGAACCGGTAATTGCTGTTTCAGAAATGTTAGGAATAGATCCTTACGAAGTTGCCAATGAGGGAAAGGTAATTATAGGGGTTGAAAAAGAACTGGCTGATGAAACTCTGAGTGCTATTAGAAAGACCAGATACGGTGCTCAAGCCCAAATTATAGGAGAAGTGACTGAAGATAACCATGTTATTTTAGAAACTTCCTTAGGGGGAAAAAGGATTTTAGAAGCACCTATTGCAGATCCAGTGCCGAGAGTATGCTAA
- a CDS encoding RDD family protein produces the protein METITKKRIVAFILDFLVITFFMWILNPIIYPLVIVTGIYGIFNYSLVFLAIIIMAYFTYLEKSKTSTLGKSIMGIHVEPEQGELTYQKTFIRNLSKILWFPLLLDLIGGYLSKNDSIRLLDKYAKTKVVLDKH, from the coding sequence ATGGAAACTATAACTAAAAAAAGAATTGTAGCTTTTATTCTGGACTTTTTAGTAATCACATTTTTTATGTGGATTCTTAACCCAATTATTTATCCACTGGTTATTGTCACCGGGATTTATGGAATTTTTAACTATAGCTTAGTTTTTCTAGCAATTATAATAATGGCTTACTTTACTTATCTGGAGAAATCTAAAACCAGCACCCTGGGAAAAAGTATTATGGGAATTCACGTAGAACCTGAACAGGGCGAATTAACCTACCAGAAAACATTTATTCGTAATTTATCTAAAATATTATGGTTCCCCTTACTTCTGGATTTGATAGGAGGATATTTATCAAAAAATGATTCCATTAGACTTTTAGATAAATATGCAAAAACAAAAGTTGTTTTAGATAAACATTAA
- a CDS encoding thermonuclease family protein, protein MIPKNPLKKYHIVLIIMLLSISIAGCVDDNSISQIPLDEVDLNISSPESLLNNSSIESEINLINESQAQIPPHYEKSGICTYVVDGDTLDVKGVGRIRLVGVNTPERGEPGYQEAKDFVKSKCLGKLIYLDIDDKKNNDRYGRVLAVVYVGNTNINAELLKKGYAEVMYIPPSEFNPYSWT, encoded by the coding sequence ATGATACCAAAAAATCCATTGAAAAAATATCATATTGTACTGATTATAATGTTATTATCCATTTCTATTGCCGGCTGTGTAGATGATAATAGTATTTCACAAATTCCTCTGGATGAAGTTGACTTAAATATTTCATCCCCTGAATCTCTTCTAAATAATTCCTCAATTGAAAGTGAAATAAACCTTATTAATGAATCTCAAGCGCAAATACCCCCTCATTATGAGAAAAGCGGTATATGTACCTATGTGGTGGATGGGGATACCCTGGATGTAAAGGGAGTAGGTAGAATAAGGTTGGTGGGAGTCAATACTCCCGAAAGGGGAGAACCTGGATATCAGGAAGCCAAAGATTTTGTAAAAAGTAAATGTCTTGGAAAACTGATTTATCTGGATATTGATGATAAAAAAAATAATGATCGCTATGGACGTGTTTTAGCCGTGGTTTATGTAGGAAATACCAATATAAATGCGGAATTACTTAAAAAAGGCTATGCAGAAGTCATGTATATTCCGCCTTCTGAATTTAATCCTTATAGCTGGACTTAA
- the feoB gene encoding ferrous iron transport protein B: MMKERMKMEQWPMVKSGFQKEKEFDASSSSSKDEFTIALSGNANVGKSVIFNQLTGSNQIVGNWPGKTVEKAQGKLYFQGQKIHVIDLPGIYSFSTFSMEEIVSREYIAYEKPDVVINVLDASVLERNLFFTLQLMEMEVPLVVCINQVDIARQKGIIIDEKKLEKALGVPVVSTVAVRGEGLRKLIEKAVKAAENPENVPEIIKYGGEVEKRIQNLSEMIESKKISLKYSNRWMAIKILENDPEIIKNIKNESPDIISYANQLAYQIEKIHQEPSFAVMASERYTLANFIASGAQVQTKIDIPFSERLDKILTHPVLGYFTSALVIIGLLLWTFTIGDFLEGILSNAFSFFQPVDPQFSGAITAILWNGAFGGIVAGVTLIIPFVIPFYLMLSYIENSGLLTRVAFMMDSFMHKIGLHGKALIPLILGYGCNVPAIDSTRILETRRERLLAAFAITFAPCAARTILILGLVAIFVNIWWALALYVLDLIIIVIMGRLALKATPGESTGLIMEMHTLKLPSFSVILKQTWARTKSLIYLVFPIYIVGSALIQAFYAMGVLEPVSNFMAPLTVGWLGLPAFAGVLLIVGAVRKEFILLTLVSFVGTDLTLALNTTQFIVLAIVGMLYLPCFSTIAILIKEFGWKAASLITGANFTTALVVGGLFAHILPYFL; this comes from the coding sequence ATGATGAAAGAAAGAATGAAGATGGAGCAATGGCCCATGGTTAAGTCCGGATTTCAAAAAGAGAAAGAATTTGATGCGTCATCCAGTTCATCTAAGGACGAATTTACCATAGCCCTTTCGGGAAATGCCAATGTGGGAAAAAGTGTTATTTTTAACCAGCTTACTGGTTCTAATCAGATTGTAGGTAACTGGCCTGGTAAAACAGTAGAAAAGGCCCAGGGAAAACTTTATTTCCAGGGACAAAAAATCCATGTAATTGATCTACCGGGAATTTATTCTTTCTCTACTTTTTCCATGGAAGAGATAGTGTCCCGGGAGTATATTGCCTATGAAAAACCTGATGTGGTTATAAATGTTCTGGATGCATCGGTTCTGGAAAGGAACCTTTTTTTCACTTTACAGTTAATGGAAATGGAAGTACCACTGGTGGTGTGTATAAATCAGGTGGATATTGCCCGGCAAAAGGGTATAATCATCGATGAAAAAAAATTGGAGAAAGCCTTAGGAGTTCCCGTAGTTTCTACAGTTGCAGTTAGAGGTGAAGGCCTTAGAAAATTAATAGAAAAAGCGGTAAAGGCTGCTGAGAATCCAGAAAATGTCCCGGAAATTATTAAATATGGGGGAGAAGTAGAAAAAAGAATTCAAAATTTATCAGAAATGATAGAATCTAAGAAAATTTCATTAAAATATTCTAATCGATGGATGGCCATTAAGATACTGGAAAATGATCCGGAAATAATAAAAAATATCAAAAATGAATCCCCGGATATCATTTCTTATGCCAACCAGCTTGCCTACCAGATTGAAAAAATTCATCAAGAGCCTTCTTTTGCTGTAATGGCTTCTGAAAGATATACTTTGGCAAATTTTATTGCCTCTGGTGCCCAAGTTCAGACTAAAATTGACATCCCCTTCTCGGAACGTCTGGATAAAATTTTAACTCATCCGGTTTTAGGATATTTTACCTCTGCTCTGGTTATAATTGGATTACTTTTATGGACCTTTACCATTGGGGATTTTCTGGAAGGGATCCTTTCCAATGCTTTTAGCTTTTTTCAACCTGTTGATCCTCAATTTTCCGGTGCCATCACCGCTATACTCTGGAATGGTGCATTTGGGGGAATTGTAGCTGGTGTTACACTAATAATTCCCTTTGTCATCCCTTTTTATCTGATGTTATCCTATATAGAAAATTCCGGCTTATTAACCCGGGTGGCCTTTATGATGGATAGCTTCATGCACAAAATAGGATTGCATGGCAAGGCACTGATACCCCTTATATTAGGGTATGGATGTAATGTACCAGCTATAGATAGTACCAGGATACTTGAAACTCGAAGAGAACGACTTTTAGCAGCTTTTGCCATAACTTTTGCTCCCTGTGCTGCTCGAACCATTTTAATACTGGGTCTGGTGGCTATATTTGTTAATATATGGTGGGCCCTGGCCCTTTATGTGCTGGATTTGATAATAATAGTTATTATGGGTAGATTAGCCCTTAAAGCAACTCCAGGAGAATCAACTGGTCTTATAATGGAGATGCATACCTTAAAATTGCCTTCGTTTTCAGTAATCCTTAAACAAACCTGGGCGAGAACCAAATCACTAATTTATCTGGTTTTTCCAATTTATATCGTGGGCAGTGCCCTGATTCAGGCTTTCTATGCTATGGGAGTTTTAGAACCTGTTAGTAATTTCATGGCCCCTCTTACAGTGGGCTGGTTAGGATTACCTGCATTTGCAGGAGTACTGCTTATTGTGGGGGCAGTTAGAAAAGAATTTATCTTATTAACTCTGGTGTCATTTGTGGGCACTGATCTCACCCTGGCTTTAAATACAACTCAATTTATCGTACTGGCTATAGTGGGCATGTTATATCTGCCCTGTTTTTCCACCATTGCCATACTTATTAAAGAATTCGGCTGGAAAGCAGCCAGTTTGATTACGGGAGCTAATTTTACAACTGCTCTTGTTGTAGGAGGTTTATTTGCCCACATATTACCCTATTTTTTATAA
- a CDS encoding ABC transporter permease, giving the protein MWRRELKRFIRDRTRLVSSVITPILWLVIFGTGLGFSLEFTGFDYTQFLLPGIIAQTLLFTSIFLGISVIWDRQFGFMKEIMVSPISRASIFAGKMLGVGTAAIIQGAIVILLGFIIGVPLTLQAVILALPLMIIITVGLTCIGLVIASLMSSLESFGTIVTFVNLPMFFLSGALFPVTNLPSWMRWAFYINPLTYGVDALRGVMISGWPTIVPMQYNILIICAFDVVMIVLGTYLFSRRQ; this is encoded by the coding sequence TTGTGGCGCCGTGAACTTAAACGTTTTATTCGGGATCGTACACGGCTGGTTAGTTCAGTAATTACGCCTATACTGTGGCTGGTAATCTTTGGGACGGGATTGGGATTTTCTCTGGAGTTTACAGGTTTTGATTATACTCAATTTTTGTTGCCCGGTATTATTGCCCAGACACTTCTTTTTACATCCATATTTCTGGGCATATCTGTGATTTGGGATCGGCAATTTGGCTTTATGAAGGAAATCATGGTTTCACCAATTAGCAGAGCCTCCATTTTTGCCGGTAAAATGTTAGGAGTGGGCACCGCTGCTATTATACAGGGAGCCATAGTGATTTTACTGGGATTTATTATTGGAGTACCTTTGACTTTACAAGCAGTAATCCTGGCCCTACCTTTAATGATAATTATTACAGTGGGCCTTACCTGTATTGGTTTAGTTATCGCCAGTCTCATGTCCAGCTTGGAAAGCTTTGGAACTATTGTAACCTTTGTTAATCTGCCCATGTTTTTCCTGAGCGGAGCTTTATTCCCGGTTACAAATTTGCCTTCCTGGATGAGGTGGGCCTTTTATATAAACCCTCTGACCTATGGTGTAGATGCTTTAAGAGGGGTTATGATAAGTGGATGGCCCACTATTGTACCCATGCAATATAATATTTTGATTATATGTGCCTTTGATGTGGTTATGATAGTTTTGGGAACCTATCTCTTCAGTAGAAGACAATGA
- a CDS encoding 30S ribosomal protein S8e: MAIWQGKSMKKPTGGRAKMNRGKKKCELGREAAETKIGPKRIRKIRTQGGNLKVRLATDTKINVVNPETNKVEVAEILNVVENLANPNFVRRNIITKGAVVETSSGKVRVTSRPGQDGVINGVLIAE, translated from the coding sequence ATGGCTATATGGCAAGGTAAATCTATGAAAAAGCCTACCGGCGGAAGAGCGAAAATGAACCGCGGTAAGAAAAAATGTGAACTGGGAAGAGAAGCTGCAGAAACTAAAATAGGCCCTAAGAGAATCCGAAAAATCAGAACCCAGGGAGGAAATTTAAAAGTTCGATTAGCAACTGATACCAAAATTAATGTGGTTAATCCTGAAACCAATAAGGTGGAAGTAGCTGAAATTTTAAATGTTGTTGAAAACCTGGCTAATCCTAACTTTGTAAGACGTAATATAATTACAAAAGGTGCAGTTGTTGAAACCAGCTCTGGTAAAGTTCGTGTAACTTCCCGGCCTGGTCAAGACGGTGTAATAAATGGTGTGCTGATTGCAGAGTGA
- a CDS encoding DNA polymerase domain-containing protein: MQSELESEIKVQVSKFLEYINPDLPQGMELEYEGFYSRGFFVTKKRYALLEDGNIVVKGLELVRRDWANIAKKTQQNILMAILKDGSPDKAKEIIKNAIKDIKKGQIKMEDLVIHTQITKNLNEYKQIGPHVVAAQKSLSKGRKIERGSIIRYVIVKGKNSISQRAEPLEDIEGKEYDPGYYIENQVIPAVSRIMSSLGYSSDEILELSRDEQQSSLDAFF; the protein is encoded by the coding sequence TTGCAGAGTGAATTAGAATCTGAAATTAAAGTTCAGGTTTCTAAATTTTTAGAATATATTAATCCTGACTTACCGCAAGGTATGGAACTGGAGTATGAAGGTTTCTATAGTAGAGGTTTCTTTGTTACCAAGAAAAGATATGCTCTTCTGGAGGATGGAAATATAGTGGTAAAAGGCCTGGAGCTGGTAAGGCGGGACTGGGCCAATATTGCTAAAAAAACTCAGCAAAATATACTTATGGCTATTTTGAAGGATGGTTCTCCAGATAAAGCTAAAGAAATCATAAAAAATGCCATAAAGGATATTAAAAAAGGTCAGATTAAAATGGAGGATCTGGTTATACATACCCAGATCACCAAAAATTTGAATGAATATAAACAAATTGGACCCCATGTAGTTGCTGCCCAAAAATCACTATCTAAAGGGAGAAAAATAGAACGAGGCTCCATTATACGCTATGTAATAGTAAAGGGCAAAAATTCTATAAGTCAAAGAGCCGAACCCCTGGAAGATATAGAAGGTAAAGAATACGACCCGGGCTACTACATCGAAAATCAAGTTATACCTGCTGTTTCAAGAATAATGAGCTCACTGGGCTATTCCAGTGATGAAATTTTAGAATTATCCCGTGATGAACAGCAAAGTAGTTTAGATGCTTTTTTTTAA
- a CDS encoding TIGR02253 family HAD-type hydrolase — protein sequence MLKAVFFDIDDTLYDTSGFAKLARKAALNMMIDAGLPLDSTEAYKLLREIIAQKGSNYDKHFNVLTKTVFGEEKPLLIALGMINYHNVKFALLRPFPRTTSTLINLKSKGYRLGVISNGITIKQWEKLIRLGIHHFFDEVVTSDEIGFEKPHHRIFEVALSRMGCTPEKSIMIGNKFSEDMMGAVNAGMSAILVNCKLTPEEEEYIEKEKLDVKVISDISELNEIL from the coding sequence ATGCTCAAGGCAGTTTTTTTCGATATTGATGATACTCTTTATGATACTTCTGGTTTTGCCAAGCTGGCCCGAAAGGCAGCTTTAAATATGATGATAGATGCCGGTTTACCCCTTGATTCTACCGAAGCATATAAGCTTTTAAGAGAGATTATTGCTCAAAAAGGATCTAATTATGATAAACATTTCAATGTTCTAACTAAAACTGTTTTTGGAGAGGAAAAACCTCTTTTAATTGCTCTGGGAATGATCAATTATCATAATGTTAAATTTGCCTTACTTAGACCATTTCCCAGAACCACCTCCACCCTGATAAACCTTAAAAGTAAAGGTTACAGACTGGGTGTTATCTCCAATGGTATAACCATAAAACAATGGGAGAAATTAATCCGTCTGGGCATACACCATTTTTTTGACGAAGTGGTGACCTCGGATGAAATTGGTTTTGAAAAACCCCACCATCGTATTTTTGAAGTAGCCTTAAGTCGCATGGGTTGCACCCCTGAAAAATCAATTATGATTGGTAATAAATTTTCAGAAGACATGATGGGTGCGGTTAATGCAGGTATGTCTGCTATTCTGGTAAATTGTAAGCTCACACCTGAAGAAGAAGAGTATATTGAAAAGGAAAAACTGGATGTAAAGGTTATTTCTGATATAAGTGAATTGAATGAAATTTTATAA
- a CDS encoding ATP-binding protein → MSYYHNEQMEIIIRRLRQPKTLEELRLSEVFVRDLILKIISSYGTVQTKRLNEVTGIHWDILEEVLRKMEQDGLCAQVGGSFLFSSIDYTITKKGREKTKRIVEENPYMGLAPVSYDFYWEIMECQMKGRHPVEIPEDIIEKTFDDVVGLDYAKECLIESCTIGKGIFIYGSPGTGKTFIISKTSDLLPPLIIPKFIEFGSRIIQLYDPDFHRRCPEQPADPRWVKIHAPFVFTGAELNLNKLETVYDPNKGVYETSPMIKANGGILLVDDLGRQRDDHEIILNRLIVPMENKKDMIYVRGVPVVVFSHFIPAFSTNLDVSIMDEAHLRRAPLHIFLRNPPVKNVSKVFKMNLDLLKEDYDDEVLERFEKVYTEFKDGGEGLQPSYAHARDIAQICQAARISMNKNRVDIQVLEDALNKHVLIALQRMDIDITQVTKKIRTFRVITSDIDNAYDFLSTDTSGSISFESNSILIDRDDTLTPTQLAKSLQDNNVDFEKIEIIAETERELRKTILDYE, encoded by the coding sequence ATGAGTTACTATCACAATGAACAAATGGAAATAATTATCAGGCGACTTAGACAGCCTAAAACTTTGGAAGAACTTAGATTATCTGAAGTATTTGTTCGAGATTTGATTCTGAAAATCATTTCTAGCTATGGTACCGTGCAAACTAAAAGATTAAATGAAGTTACAGGTATACACTGGGACATTTTAGAAGAGGTTCTTCGTAAAATGGAGCAAGATGGCCTTTGTGCCCAGGTAGGAGGTAGTTTCCTATTTTCAAGTATAGATTATACCATTACCAAAAAAGGAAGGGAGAAAACAAAGAGAATAGTGGAAGAAAATCCATATATGGGTCTGGCACCTGTTTCCTACGATTTTTACTGGGAAATAATGGAATGCCAAATGAAAGGAAGGCACCCGGTTGAAATCCCGGAAGATATAATTGAAAAAACATTCGACGATGTGGTAGGACTTGATTATGCTAAAGAATGTCTTATAGAATCCTGCACTATTGGAAAAGGTATTTTTATATATGGTTCTCCAGGTACAGGAAAAACATTCATTATCAGTAAAACCTCCGATTTGCTACCACCTCTCATTATACCTAAATTCATTGAATTTGGAAGCAGGATTATACAATTATACGATCCTGATTTTCACAGGAGATGCCCGGAACAGCCAGCAGACCCAAGGTGGGTTAAAATTCATGCCCCATTCGTTTTTACTGGTGCTGAACTGAACCTGAATAAATTAGAAACCGTATACGACCCTAATAAGGGCGTATATGAAACTTCCCCCATGATTAAAGCTAATGGAGGAATATTGCTGGTGGACGATTTGGGAAGGCAAAGAGATGACCATGAAATAATTTTAAATCGTCTCATCGTACCCATGGAAAATAAGAAGGATATGATTTATGTAAGGGGAGTTCCAGTAGTGGTTTTCAGCCATTTTATTCCTGCTTTTTCCACCAATCTGGATGTTAGTATTATGGATGAGGCCCACCTTAGAAGAGCTCCTTTACATATTTTTCTGCGTAATCCTCCTGTAAAAAATGTTTCCAAAGTATTTAAAATGAATCTTGATTTATTAAAAGAAGACTATGATGATGAAGTTCTGGAAAGATTTGAAAAGGTATATACTGAATTTAAAGACGGAGGCGAAGGTTTACAGCCCAGTTATGCTCATGCTCGTGATATTGCTCAAATATGTCAGGCAGCCCGTATTTCCATGAATAAAAACCGGGTGGATATACAGGTACTGGAAGATGCTCTCAATAAACACGTATTGATTGCCCTGCAGCGCATGGATATTGACATAACACAGGTAACCAAAAAAATCAGAACCTTCCGTGTTATAACCAGTGATATTGATAACGCCTATGATTTTCTTTCCACTGACACGTCAGGATCAATTTCCTTTGAATCTAATTCTATTCTTATAGACCGGGACGATACTCTAACACCCACTCAATTGGCTAAAAGTCTGCAAGATAATAATGTGGATTTTGAAAAGATAGAAATCATAGCTGAGACCGAAAGAGAGTTAAGAAAAACCATTTTAGATTACGAATAA
- a CDS encoding DUF5654 family protein: MKDEVSEVKSQVLDTIATLVTTAFGLIAALAWNEAIQALITQWLGETDGLTGLFIYAVVITILAVIATILIARLIAKPAVQAVRIVE, translated from the coding sequence ATGAAAGATGAAGTTTCAGAAGTAAAAAGCCAGGTACTGGATACAATTGCAACATTAGTGACCACTGCATTTGGTTTAATTGCTGCTTTGGCCTGGAATGAAGCAATCCAAGCATTGATAACTCAATGGCTGGGTGAAACAGATGGTTTAACAGGCCTTTTTATTTATGCAGTAGTAATCACCATCTTAGCTGTTATTGCTACCATATTAATAGCCCGTTTAATTGCAAAACCAGCAGTACAGGCAGTAAGAATTGTGGAATGA
- a CDS encoding exodeoxyribonuclease III produces the protein MKNIRIVSWNVNGIRAIQRKGFLDWLNKDKPDILCIQETKATPDQLPRSLKEIKGYHAYFNSAERKGYSGVALYSFLKPENIENGFGIDKFDREGRIQIADYGEFVLFNIYFPNGKMSEERLKYKLDFYDAFLDHANQLRDQGKNIIVCGDLNTAHKEIDLARPKENSNISGFLPVERAWIDKFLDNGYVDTFRMFNSDENQYTWWSYRTRARERNVGWRLDYFFTNKEFTDHIESSYILSEVMGSDHCPVGLDIKI, from the coding sequence ATGAAGAATATCAGGATAGTATCATGGAATGTCAATGGAATTAGGGCCATACAACGAAAAGGATTTTTGGACTGGTTAAATAAGGATAAACCGGATATATTATGTATTCAGGAAACTAAAGCCACCCCTGACCAGCTCCCCCGATCTTTAAAAGAAATCAAGGGGTACCATGCTTATTTTAATTCTGCTGAAAGGAAGGGTTATAGTGGTGTAGCATTGTACAGTTTTCTTAAACCAGAAAATATTGAAAATGGTTTTGGAATAGATAAATTCGATCGAGAAGGCCGCATTCAAATTGCAGATTATGGTGAATTTGTATTATTCAATATCTATTTTCCCAATGGTAAGATGTCTGAAGAACGACTTAAATATAAATTAGATTTTTACGACGCATTTTTAGACCATGCTAACCAGCTGAGGGACCAGGGAAAAAATATTATTGTTTGTGGAGATCTAAATACAGCCCACAAGGAAATAGACCTGGCACGCCCTAAAGAAAATAGCAACATATCTGGTTTTTTACCAGTAGAAAGAGCATGGATAGATAAATTTCTGGATAATGGTTATGTGGATACTTTCCGTATGTTTAATTCAGATGAGAATCAATATACCTGGTGGAGTTACCGTACCCGGGCACGGGAAAGAAATGTGGGATGGAGACTGGATTACTTTTTTACCAATAAAGAATTCACCGACCACATAGAATCATCCTATATATTATCGGAGGTAATGGGATCAGATCACTGTCCGGTGGGACTTGATATTAAAATATAG